The stretch of DNA TATAGTCAGTTACATCGGCTTCAATCGAAATAAATTCTCTTTCGAGAGATGATATTTGTGCAGATAGTTCGGCGGCATCTTCTTTCTCTCCAACAAACGTTATTGCCACATCTGCTCCATGACGGGCAAATCCGATGGCTATCGCAGCGCCGATACCTGTGCTACCACCGGTTATGAGAGCTTTTTTATCTTTAAGAAGAACCATTCAGATCGAGTTTTGAGCCGCATTTACCGCA from Candidatus Neomarinimicrobiota bacterium encodes:
- a CDS encoding SDR family NAD(P)-dependent oxidoreductase; the encoded protein is MVLLKDKKALITGGSTGIGAAIAIGFARHGADVAITFVGEKEDAAELSAQISSLEREFISIEADVTDY